A single Lolium perenne isolate Kyuss_39 chromosome 6, Kyuss_2.0, whole genome shotgun sequence DNA region contains:
- the LOC127305792 gene encoding probable trehalose-phosphate phosphatase 4, which translates to MTTSQDVVVSEMGIGAGGAAMPGSGATGLFACRSAASAAGAMSMRQTYLDLAAAAARSASCTWVDAMRASSPTRSRAGAAAAASDVDELTAWMRKHPSALGKFEQIAAASKGKKIVMFLDYDGTLAPIVANPDAAYMSDAMRAAVRDVAKHFPTAIVSGRCRDKVYNFVGLSELYYAGSHGMDIKGPSSNPESVLCQPASEFLPVIDEVYKLLVEKTKSTPGANVENNKFCLSVHFRCVDEKRWNFLAEQVKAVIKDYPMLKLTQGRKVFELRPSIMWDKGKALEFLLESLGFANSSDVLPVYIGDDRTDEDAFKVLRKRGQGVGILVTKSAKETSASYSLQDPGEVMEFLLRLVEWSRIRSSSPAMIRPRV; encoded by the exons ATGACGACGAGCCAGGACGTGGTCGTTTCGGAGATGGGCATTGGGGCGGGCGGGGCGGCGATGCCTGGCTCCGGCGCCACGGGCCTCTTCGCGTGCCGGAGCGCCGCCAGCGCAGCCGGAGCCATGTCCATGCGGCAGACGTACCTCGACCTTGCTGCCGCCGCGGCGCGCTCCGCGAGCTGCACCTGGGTCGACGCCATGCGCGCCTCCTCGCCCACCCGCTcccgcgccggcgccgccgccgccgcctccgacgTCGACGAGCTCACGGCCTGGATG AGGAAGCACCCGTCGGCGCTGGGCAAGTTCGAGCAAATCGCAGCCGCGTCCAAGGGGAAGAAGATCGTCATGTTCCTGGACTACGACGGCACCCTCGCGCCCATCGTCGCCAACCCCGACGCCGCCTACATGAGCGACGCG ATGAGGGCTGCGGTGCGCGACGTCGCGAAGCACTTCCCGACGGCGATCGTCAGCGGGCGGTGCCGCGACAAG GTGTACAACTTCGTCGGCCTCTCCGAGCTCTACTACGCCGGCAGCCACGGCATGGACATCAAGGGACCGAGCTCCAAT CCCGAGTCTGTCCTATGCCAACCTGCAAGCGAGTTCCTCCCCGTGATCGATGAG GTGTACAAGCTGCTGGTGGAAAAGACCAAGTCCACACCTGGAGCCAATGTGGAGAACAACAAGTTCTGCCTGTCCGTCCATTTCAGATGTGTTGATGAAAAG AGATGGAACTTCCTGGCGGAGCAGGTCAAGGCCGTGATCAAGGACTATCCCATGCTGAAGCTCACGCAAGGGAGGAAG GTCTTCGAGCTGAGGCCGAGCATCATGTGGGACAAGGGCAAGGCCCTGGAGTTCCTGCTGGAGTCGTTGGGCTTCGCCAACTCCAGCGACGTCCTGCCGGTGTACATCGGCGACGACCGCACGGACGAGGACGCCTTCAAGGTGCTGAGGAAGAGGGGCCAGGGCGTGGGGATCCTGGTGACTAAGTCCGCCAAGGAGACCAGCGCCTCCTACTCCCTCCAGGACCCCGGCGAGGTCATGGAGTTCCTGCTCCGGCTCGTCGAGTGGAGCCGaatcaggtcgtcgtcgccggccatgATCCGGCCGCGAGTGTAA
- the LOC139832633 gene encoding uncharacterized protein: MWEPDYPGQAGHNENTKREFQEGLEELVRGVPSGKKLFIGRDLNGHAGTSNISFDGVHGGFGYGIRNQEGEDVLSFSLVYDMIVANTLFKKRESHLVTLSGGHHSSQIDFILSMREDMSVCLDCKVIPGESVVHQHKLVVTNFRFRLRVQRDKRAKCARTKWWKLKGEVAQTFKEKVIKEGPWEEGGHAGNMWMKMATYIHKVALEEFGLSRGSKSKVRDTWWWNIDVQKAIKEKKDCFRCLYLDRSADNMEKYKMAKKDKRQAVSETRGQAYEDLYQRLGTNEGEKDIYRMAKIRERKTRDIGQVKCIKDGADQLLVKDKEIKHRWQEYFDGLFNGETESSTMELDNSFDDTSRRFVRRIAGVQLTHM; this comes from the exons ATGTGGGAACCGGATTATCCTGGTCAAGCTG GCCACAATGAGAACACCAAGAGGGAGTTCCAGGAAGGCCTAGAGGAATTGGTTAGGGGTGTACCTAGTGGCAAAAAGCTCTTCATAGGAAGAGACCTTAATGGTCATGCGGGTACATCTAACATAAGTTTTGATGGGGTGCATGGGGGCTTTGGctatggcatcaggaatcaagaaGGGGAAGATGTCCTAAGCTTTTCTTTAGTGTACGACATGATCGTAGCTAACACCCTCTTTAAAAAGAGAGAATCTCATCTAGTGACTCTTAGTGGTGGCCACCACAGTAGCCAGATTGACTTCATCCTCTCAATGAGAGAAGACATGAGTGTGTGCCTAGATTGTAAGGTGATACCTGGAGAGAGTGTTGTCCATCAGCATAAGCTTGTGGTGACTAACTTCCGCTTTCGACTTCGTGTCCAGCGAGACAAGCGTGCGAAATGCGCTAGAACGAAGTGGTGGAAGCTCAAGGGGGAGGTAGCCCAGACGTTCAAGGAGAAGGTCATTAAGGAGGGCCCTTGGGAGGAAGGAGGTCATGCGGGCAATATGTGGATGAAGATGGCAACCTATATTCATAAGGTGGCCTTAGAGGAGTTTGGTTTGTCCAGGGGAAGTAAAAGCAAAGTTAGGGATACCTGGTGGTGGAACATTGATGTCCAGAAGGCTATTAAGGAGAAGAAGGATTGTTTCAGATGCCTGTACCTGGATAGGAGTGCAGACAACATGGAGAAGTACAAGATGGCAAAGAAGGACAAAAGGCAAGCTGTGAGTGAAACAAGGGGCCAGGCATATGAGGACCTCTACCAGCGGTTAGGCACGAATGAAGGCGAAAAGGACATCTATAGGATGGCCAAGATCCGAGAGAGGAAGACGAGGGATATTGGCCAAGTCAAATGCATCAAGGACGGAGCAGACCAGCTCCTCGTGAAGGACAAGGAGATTAAGCATAGATGGCAGGAGTACTTCGATGGGCTATTCAATGGGGAGACTGAGAGCTCTACCATGGAACTAGATAACTCCTTTGATGATACCAGTAGGCGTTTTGTGCGGCggattgctggcgtgcagttgac gcatatgtaa